The Nocardia arthritidis genome has a window encoding:
- a CDS encoding HD domain-containing protein → MTIPGAGVLAVMPLHAISEVYGESGLRDRLLLEIAELPEPEGPTAALDLATELHRDDRYGREPYLNHLLRVAIRIVSHYEVRDPDVVAAGLLHDAVEDHGPELAGDRPGPATAAALGELSTRFGTRVAEIVAAVTNPEPDPAVDRHVQYREHVAANLARAPWARVVKLSDFTDNGVGILYATGSAMHRLATKYRPLTNVYRDLVNRPDTPLADHVKLHILDQLDRADERFDAILGAR, encoded by the coding sequence ATGACCATTCCGGGGGCGGGTGTACTTGCGGTTATGCCGCTGCACGCGATCAGTGAGGTATACGGCGAATCCGGCCTGCGGGACCGACTGCTCCTGGAAATCGCCGAACTGCCGGAACCCGAAGGGCCGACCGCGGCGCTGGATCTCGCGACCGAACTGCATCGCGACGATCGCTACGGACGCGAGCCGTACCTGAATCATCTACTGCGCGTTGCCATCCGGATCGTCAGCCACTACGAGGTGCGCGACCCGGACGTGGTCGCGGCCGGCCTGCTGCACGATGCGGTCGAGGATCACGGCCCCGAGCTGGCGGGCGACCGCCCCGGCCCGGCCACCGCCGCCGCGCTCGGCGAACTGTCCACCCGCTTCGGCACCCGGGTCGCGGAAATCGTTGCCGCCGTGACCAATCCGGAGCCGGACCCGGCCGTCGACCGGCACGTGCAATACCGCGAGCACGTCGCGGCGAATCTCGCCCGCGCACCGTGGGCACGCGTCGTGAAGCTGTCCGACTTCACCGACAACGGCGTCGGCATCCTCTACGCCACCGGTTCGGCGATGCACCGCCTCGCCACCAAATATCGCCCACTCACCAACGTCTACCGCGACCTCGTCAACCGCCCCGACACCCCACTCGCCGACCACGTGAAACTACACATCCTCGACCAACTCGACCGCGCCGACGAACGCTTCGACGCCATCCTCGGCGCACGGTAG
- a CDS encoding hydantoinase B/oxoprolinase family protein: MSTYQRLDPIDRGDAEAILASSDPHLIAEAILRSALHDPDGVWVTERALELLESRDIDVRAIAATALGHIARIHRVIDRERVIPALRRLMDNPETVGQAEDTLDDIEIFAAGQQR, encoded by the coding sequence GTGAGCACGTATCAGAGACTGGATCCGATCGACCGTGGTGACGCGGAGGCAATACTGGCCTCGTCGGATCCGCACCTCATCGCCGAGGCGATCCTCCGGTCGGCGCTGCACGATCCGGACGGCGTATGGGTGACCGAACGGGCGCTCGAACTACTGGAGAGCCGGGATATCGATGTCCGCGCGATTGCCGCGACGGCATTGGGCCATATCGCTCGGATCCATCGCGTGATCGATAGAGAGCGGGTCATCCCGGCGCTGCGCCGACTGATGGACAATCCCGAAACCGTCGGGCAGGCCGAGGACACGCTGGACGACATCGAGATCTTCGCTGCCGGACAGCAGCGTTGA
- a CDS encoding type VII secretion target — protein sequence MGDASGVAVDPEKIRTHATNVESVGRSLSQAVEAAQAVSLPTDAFGKLCAFLPPLFLDSIESEGVTTLRTAQQALTDDASKLRSVAAGFEQVDTTNAANLKSVDANGAR from the coding sequence ATGGGTGACGCATCCGGGGTTGCGGTCGATCCGGAGAAGATTCGCACGCATGCGACGAATGTGGAATCGGTTGGTCGGTCGCTGTCGCAGGCCGTCGAGGCCGCGCAGGCGGTTTCACTGCCGACCGATGCGTTCGGCAAGCTCTGCGCATTCCTGCCGCCGCTATTTCTCGATTCGATCGAGTCCGAGGGTGTCACGACGCTGCGAACCGCGCAGCAGGCCCTCACCGATGATGCGAGCAAACTTCGCTCCGTCGCGGCGGGTTTCGAGCAGGTCGATACGACCAACGCGGCGAACCTGAAATCCGTCGACGCGAATGGTGCGCGCTAA
- a CDS encoding TetR/AcrR family transcriptional regulator gives MPPKERADAARNRRAILDATRAMLIEHGAEAVTMDRVAAAAGVGKGTIFHRFGSRAGLLHELIGEPAVELMAAVRSGPPPLGPGAAAGDRLVAFFDAFTRLVIANVELVVAYNAIPPHPRRDEFHAFWADHIAELLREARPDLDADTVGQLLLSILGGEMVPAMARAGKTEPLLHAVREIVESVLRAP, from the coding sequence ATGCCCCCGAAAGAGCGGGCGGACGCCGCTCGCAACCGCCGAGCCATCCTCGACGCCACCAGGGCGATGCTCATCGAACACGGCGCCGAAGCGGTCACCATGGACCGGGTCGCCGCCGCGGCCGGGGTCGGCAAGGGGACCATCTTCCACCGCTTCGGCAGCCGGGCCGGGCTGCTGCACGAGTTGATCGGCGAACCGGCCGTCGAGCTCATGGCGGCCGTCCGGTCCGGTCCGCCGCCGCTCGGTCCCGGCGCCGCCGCGGGCGATCGCCTGGTGGCCTTCTTCGACGCCTTCACCCGCTTGGTCATCGCCAACGTCGAACTGGTCGTCGCCTATAACGCCATCCCGCCGCATCCGCGCCGCGACGAATTCCACGCCTTCTGGGCCGATCACATCGCCGAATTGCTCCGCGAAGCCCGCCCGGATCTCGACGCCGACACCGTCGGCCAACTGCTGCTATCTATTCTCGGCGGCGAAATGGTCCCCGCGATGGCCCGGGCCGGAAAGACCGAGCCGCTACTTCACGCGGTCCGCGAAATCGTCGAATCCGTGCTACGCGCCCCATGA
- a CDS encoding quinone oxidoreductase family protein, which produces MRAIVMTGVGGPEVLVARDVPTPRPEPGELVIRAEAIPVLYPETVVRAGIFPMAAELPAVFGFQAVGVVTETGAGVDPALVGKRYAVATTSAGSYAEFVCAPAASAIEIPEGLASADAAAVLMSGSTAIALLERALLTGTETVLIEAAATGVGAFLTQLAKEYGAARVIATAGGPEKTAQARKLGADATIDHTDPDWPARLPEILGDTTVDVVFDSIGGTSANELVPAVTPLHGRILSYGWLSGAPTHLSVADLLGSGLTLQVCAGPAWLATVAAARGAILARAASGTLDPLVDSVLPLADAAEAHRRVERRAQFGRIVLRP; this is translated from the coding sequence ATGCGAGCAATCGTAATGACCGGAGTCGGCGGGCCCGAGGTCCTGGTCGCCCGGGACGTCCCAACGCCGCGACCAGAGCCCGGCGAACTGGTCATTCGGGCCGAAGCGATCCCGGTCCTCTACCCGGAGACAGTGGTGCGGGCCGGTATCTTCCCCATGGCCGCCGAACTGCCCGCGGTGTTCGGATTCCAGGCGGTCGGCGTCGTCACCGAGACCGGAGCCGGTGTCGACCCGGCACTGGTCGGCAAGCGCTATGCCGTCGCGACGACGAGTGCCGGATCGTATGCCGAATTCGTCTGCGCCCCTGCGGCTTCCGCCATCGAAATCCCGGAGGGCCTGGCATCGGCCGACGCCGCGGCCGTGCTGATGAGCGGATCGACGGCCATCGCGCTGCTCGAACGGGCACTGCTCACCGGCACGGAAACCGTGCTGATCGAGGCCGCCGCAACGGGTGTCGGCGCATTCCTCACCCAGCTCGCCAAGGAGTACGGCGCGGCACGCGTCATCGCCACCGCGGGCGGCCCCGAAAAGACCGCCCAGGCACGGAAACTCGGCGCGGACGCGACGATCGATCACACCGATCCGGACTGGCCCGCGCGATTGCCCGAAATCCTCGGCGACACAACCGTCGACGTGGTCTTCGATTCGATCGGCGGTACCAGCGCCAACGAGCTGGTGCCCGCCGTGACACCGCTGCACGGCCGGATCCTCAGCTACGGTTGGCTTTCCGGCGCACCGACGCACCTGTCGGTCGCCGACCTGCTCGGTTCCGGCCTCACCCTGCAGGTGTGTGCGGGCCCGGCCTGGCTGGCGACCGTCGCCGCCGCGCGCGGCGCCATCCTGGCCCGTGCGGCGAGCGGAACGCTCGACCCGCTCGTCGATTCGGTGCTGCCGCTGGCCGACGCCGCCGAGGCCCACCGCCGCGTCGAACGGCGTGCGCAATTCGGCCGCATCGTGCTGCGCCCCTAG
- a CDS encoding mechanosensitive ion channel family protein: MNQPLTWGAAAAVVIIAPALGFGLRKVFDRLGAKPEERSRTFRALVLRLGRDLSVPLISLTGLLIAISIPNKLPVATDVARNTLVAALIIAVTFAVARLAADIITSIVMAVSGIGGSASLFATITRVAVFSIGILISLSSLGISITPLLGALGIGGLAIALALQDTLANIFAGMHILATKMAQPGDFVRLDSGEQGWLHDVDWHHTTIREMPGNLVIVPNSRFAEAILTNYSRPSPDTEVTVDIAVGCENDLDHVERITMEVAREIVGHSETAAPEHDPQLRFHTFGDSIGFQVQLRSRRYPDRNLLASDFIRQLHRRFRLSKVTLHRSGVTEELVPKHHMDLPIRTRDSEPDFDNAS, from the coding sequence GTGAACCAGCCACTTACGTGGGGAGCCGCCGCGGCGGTCGTCATCATTGCCCCCGCGCTGGGGTTCGGACTGCGCAAGGTTTTCGACCGCCTCGGTGCCAAACCCGAGGAGCGCAGCCGAACCTTCCGGGCGCTCGTCCTGCGCCTCGGACGTGATCTGTCGGTCCCGCTGATCTCGTTGACCGGCCTGCTGATAGCCATTTCGATACCGAACAAACTCCCGGTGGCCACCGATGTGGCCCGCAATACGCTCGTCGCGGCGCTGATCATCGCGGTCACCTTCGCGGTGGCCCGGCTGGCCGCCGACATCATCACCTCGATCGTGATGGCGGTCAGCGGGATCGGCGGTTCGGCCAGCCTTTTCGCCACCATCACCAGAGTGGCCGTCTTCTCGATCGGCATCCTGATCAGCCTGAGCAGCTTGGGCATCTCGATCACCCCGCTGCTCGGCGCGCTCGGCATCGGCGGTCTCGCGATCGCACTCGCCCTGCAGGACACGCTCGCGAATATCTTTGCCGGCATGCACATTCTGGCCACGAAGATGGCCCAGCCGGGCGATTTCGTCCGGCTCGACAGCGGTGAGCAGGGCTGGCTGCACGATGTCGACTGGCATCACACCACCATCCGGGAAATGCCGGGCAATCTGGTGATCGTGCCGAATTCCCGGTTCGCCGAGGCGATCCTGACCAACTACAGCCGGCCTTCGCCGGATACCGAGGTCACCGTCGACATCGCCGTCGGGTGCGAGAACGACCTCGACCATGTCGAGCGGATCACCATGGAGGTGGCGCGGGAGATCGTCGGCCATTCGGAAACCGCCGCGCCCGAACATGATCCGCAGCTGCGCTTCCACACCTTCGGCGACAGCATCGGTTTCCAGGTGCAGTTGCGCAGCCGTCGCTATCCGGACCGCAACCTGCTCGCCAGCGATTTCATCAGGCAACTGCACCGCAGGTTCCGCCTGTCGAAGGTCACCCTGCACCGTTCCGGCGTGACCGAGGAACTGGTACCCAAGCACCATATGGATCTTCCGATCCGCACCAGGGATTCCGAGCCGGACTTCGACAACGCTTCATAG